One genomic segment of Sorex araneus isolate mSorAra2 chromosome X, mSorAra2.pri, whole genome shotgun sequence includes these proteins:
- the FHL1 gene encoding four and a half LIM domains protein 1 isoform X1, producing MASQRASGVSSRKVGTMAEKFDCHYCRDPLQGKKYVQKDGQNCCVKCFDKFCANTCAECRKPISADSKEVQYKNRYWHDTCFRCSKCLHPLGDETFVAKDNKILCNKCASVAGSPSCKGCFKPIVAGDQNVEYKGTVWHKDCFTCSHCKQVIGTGSFFPKGEDFYCVSCHESKFAKHCVKCNKAITSGGVTYQDQPWHAECFVCVTCSKKLAGQRFTAVEDQYYCVDCYKNFVAKKCAGCKNPITGFGKGSSVVAYEGHSWHDYCFHCKKCSVNLANKRFVFHQEQIYCPDCAKKL from the exons GTGTTTCCAGCCGCAAGGTGGGCACCATGGCTGAAAAGTTCGACTGCCACTACTGCAGGGACCCCCTGCAGGGCAAAAAGTACGTGCAGAAGGACGGCCAGAATTGCTGCGTCAAGTGCTTTGACAAGTTCTGTGCCAACACTTGTGCCGAGTGCCGCAAGCCCATCTCTGCGGACTCCAAG GAGGTGCAATATAAGAACCGCTACTGGCACGACACCTGCTTCCGCTGTTCCAAGTGCCTTCACCCCCTGGGCGACGAGACCTTCGTGGCCAAGGACAACAAGATCCTGTGCAACAAGTGTGCCTCAGTGGCGGGTTCCCCCTCGTGCAAGGGGTGCTTCAAGCCGATTGTGGCAG GCGATCAGAACGTGGAGTACAAGGGCACCGTGTGGCACAAAGACTGCTTCACCTGCAGCCACTGCAAGCAAGTCATCGGGACCGGAAGCTTCTTCCCCAAAGGGGAGGACTTCTACTGCGTGTCTTGCCACGAGTCCAAGTTTGCCAAGCACTGCGTGAAGTGCAACAAG GCCATCACATCTGGAGGAGTCACTTACCAGGATCAACCCTGGCATGCCGAGTGCTTTGTGTGTGTTACCTGCTCTAAGAAGCTGGCTGGGCAGCGTTTCACCGCTGTGGAGGACCAGTATTACTGCGTGGATTGCTACAAGAACTTTGTGGCCAAGAAGTGTGCTGGATGCAAGAACCCCATCACTG GGTTTGGTAAAGGCTCCAGTGTGGTGGCCTATGAAGGACACTCCTGGCACGACTACTGCTTCCACTGCAAAAAATGCTCCGTGAACCTGGCAAACAAGCGTTTCGTGTTCCACCAGGAGCAGATCTATTGCCCCGACTGTGCCAAAAAGCTGTAA
- the FHL1 gene encoding four and a half LIM domains protein 1 isoform X2, protein MAEKFDCHYCRDPLQGKKYVQKDGQNCCVKCFDKFCANTCAECRKPISADSKEVQYKNRYWHDTCFRCSKCLHPLGDETFVAKDNKILCNKCASVAGSPSCKGCFKPIVAGDQNVEYKGTVWHKDCFTCSHCKQVIGTGSFFPKGEDFYCVSCHESKFAKHCVKCNKAITSGGVTYQDQPWHAECFVCVTCSKKLAGQRFTAVEDQYYCVDCYKNFVAKKCAGCKNPITGFGKGSSVVAYEGHSWHDYCFHCKKCSVNLANKRFVFHQEQIYCPDCAKKL, encoded by the exons ATGGCTGAAAAGTTCGACTGCCACTACTGCAGGGACCCCCTGCAGGGCAAAAAGTACGTGCAGAAGGACGGCCAGAATTGCTGCGTCAAGTGCTTTGACAAGTTCTGTGCCAACACTTGTGCCGAGTGCCGCAAGCCCATCTCTGCGGACTCCAAG GAGGTGCAATATAAGAACCGCTACTGGCACGACACCTGCTTCCGCTGTTCCAAGTGCCTTCACCCCCTGGGCGACGAGACCTTCGTGGCCAAGGACAACAAGATCCTGTGCAACAAGTGTGCCTCAGTGGCGGGTTCCCCCTCGTGCAAGGGGTGCTTCAAGCCGATTGTGGCAG GCGATCAGAACGTGGAGTACAAGGGCACCGTGTGGCACAAAGACTGCTTCACCTGCAGCCACTGCAAGCAAGTCATCGGGACCGGAAGCTTCTTCCCCAAAGGGGAGGACTTCTACTGCGTGTCTTGCCACGAGTCCAAGTTTGCCAAGCACTGCGTGAAGTGCAACAAG GCCATCACATCTGGAGGAGTCACTTACCAGGATCAACCCTGGCATGCCGAGTGCTTTGTGTGTGTTACCTGCTCTAAGAAGCTGGCTGGGCAGCGTTTCACCGCTGTGGAGGACCAGTATTACTGCGTGGATTGCTACAAGAACTTTGTGGCCAAGAAGTGTGCTGGATGCAAGAACCCCATCACTG GGTTTGGTAAAGGCTCCAGTGTGGTGGCCTATGAAGGACACTCCTGGCACGACTACTGCTTCCACTGCAAAAAATGCTCCGTGAACCTGGCAAACAAGCGTTTCGTGTTCCACCAGGAGCAGATCTATTGCCCCGACTGTGCCAAAAAGCTGTAA
- the FHL1 gene encoding four and a half LIM domains protein 1 isoform X3, producing the protein MASQRASGVSSRKVGTMAEKFDCHYCRDPLQGKKYVQKDGQNCCVKCFDKFCANTCAECRKPISADSKEVQYKNRYWHDTCFRCSKCLHPLGDETFVAKDNKILCNKCASVAGSPSCKGCFKPIVAGDQNVEYKGTVWHKDCFTCSHCKQVIGTGSFFPKGEDFYCVSCHESKFAKHCVKCNKGLVKAPVWWPMKDTPGTTTASTAKNAP; encoded by the exons GTGTTTCCAGCCGCAAGGTGGGCACCATGGCTGAAAAGTTCGACTGCCACTACTGCAGGGACCCCCTGCAGGGCAAAAAGTACGTGCAGAAGGACGGCCAGAATTGCTGCGTCAAGTGCTTTGACAAGTTCTGTGCCAACACTTGTGCCGAGTGCCGCAAGCCCATCTCTGCGGACTCCAAG GAGGTGCAATATAAGAACCGCTACTGGCACGACACCTGCTTCCGCTGTTCCAAGTGCCTTCACCCCCTGGGCGACGAGACCTTCGTGGCCAAGGACAACAAGATCCTGTGCAACAAGTGTGCCTCAGTGGCGGGTTCCCCCTCGTGCAAGGGGTGCTTCAAGCCGATTGTGGCAG GCGATCAGAACGTGGAGTACAAGGGCACCGTGTGGCACAAAGACTGCTTCACCTGCAGCCACTGCAAGCAAGTCATCGGGACCGGAAGCTTCTTCCCCAAAGGGGAGGACTTCTACTGCGTGTCTTGCCACGAGTCCAAGTTTGCCAAGCACTGCGTGAAGTGCAACAAG GGTTTGGTAAAGGCTCCAGTGTGGTGGCCTATGAAGGACACTCCTGGCACGACTACTGCTTCCACTGCAAAAAATGCTCCGTGA
- the FHL1 gene encoding four and a half LIM domains protein 1 isoform X4 — protein MASQRASGVSSRKVGTMAEKFDCHYCRDPLQGKKYVQKDGQNCCVKCFDKFCANTCAECRKPISADSKEVQYKNRYWHDTCFRCSKCLHPLGDETFVAKDNKILCNKCASVAGSPSCKGCFKPIVAGDQNVEYKGTVWHKDCFTCSHCKQVIGTGSFFPKGEDFYCVSCHESKFAKHCVKCNKAITSGGVTYQDQPWHAECFVCVTCSKKLAGQRFTAVEDQYYCVDCYKNFVAKKCAGCKNPITGKRTVSRVSHPVSKARKPPVCHGKRWPLTLFPSANLRGRHPGGERTCPSWVVVLYRQNRSLAAPRGPGLVKAPVWWPMKDTPGTTTASTAKNAP, from the exons GTGTTTCCAGCCGCAAGGTGGGCACCATGGCTGAAAAGTTCGACTGCCACTACTGCAGGGACCCCCTGCAGGGCAAAAAGTACGTGCAGAAGGACGGCCAGAATTGCTGCGTCAAGTGCTTTGACAAGTTCTGTGCCAACACTTGTGCCGAGTGCCGCAAGCCCATCTCTGCGGACTCCAAG GAGGTGCAATATAAGAACCGCTACTGGCACGACACCTGCTTCCGCTGTTCCAAGTGCCTTCACCCCCTGGGCGACGAGACCTTCGTGGCCAAGGACAACAAGATCCTGTGCAACAAGTGTGCCTCAGTGGCGGGTTCCCCCTCGTGCAAGGGGTGCTTCAAGCCGATTGTGGCAG GCGATCAGAACGTGGAGTACAAGGGCACCGTGTGGCACAAAGACTGCTTCACCTGCAGCCACTGCAAGCAAGTCATCGGGACCGGAAGCTTCTTCCCCAAAGGGGAGGACTTCTACTGCGTGTCTTGCCACGAGTCCAAGTTTGCCAAGCACTGCGTGAAGTGCAACAAG GCCATCACATCTGGAGGAGTCACTTACCAGGATCAACCCTGGCATGCCGAGTGCTTTGTGTGTGTTACCTGCTCTAAGAAGCTGGCTGGGCAGCGTTTCACCGCTGTGGAGGACCAGTATTACTGCGTGGATTGCTACAAGAACTTTGTGGCCAAGAAGTGTGCTGGATGCAAGAACCCCATCACTG GGAAAAGGACTGTGTCAAGAGTGAGCCACCCAGTGTCTAAAGCTAGGAAGCCCCCAGTGTGCCACGGGAAACGCTGGCCTCTCACCCTGTTTCCCAGCGCCAACCTCCGGGGCAGGCATCCGGGTGGAGAGAGGACTTGTCCCTCGTGGGTGGTGGTTCTTTATAGACAAAATCGAAGCTTAGCAGCTCCTCGAGGCCCG GGTTTGGTAAAGGCTCCAGTGTGGTGGCCTATGAAGGACACTCCTGGCACGACTACTGCTTCCACTGCAAAAAATGCTCCGTGA